In one Mangrovibacterium diazotrophicum genomic region, the following are encoded:
- a CDS encoding RNA polymerase sigma-70 factor encodes MVNPDDQLFVRIRNNDYFSFNQVFHKYYGRLCAYSSRYTGNREVSEDIVQELFIKLWDNRKRLIVREKLAAYLFKSVRNSSLNYLRAEKSKQHAIEQLSDQPELQDTEVSKEEEFMNFVNECIDQLPERSRQVFIMSRLDGVKLNDISDQLGTSVKTVKNQIWKSMQYLKTCLENKRVF; translated from the coding sequence ATGGTAAATCCGGACGATCAGCTTTTTGTCAGAATCAGAAACAATGATTATTTCAGCTTTAATCAGGTTTTTCACAAATATTATGGACGTTTGTGTGCTTACTCATCCCGTTACACAGGCAATCGGGAAGTTTCTGAAGATATCGTGCAAGAGCTGTTCATCAAGCTTTGGGACAATCGAAAAAGATTGATCGTTCGTGAAAAGCTGGCTGCCTATCTCTTTAAGTCCGTTCGTAACTCGAGTTTAAACTATCTTCGTGCTGAGAAATCCAAACAGCACGCGATTGAACAACTTTCCGATCAGCCGGAACTGCAGGATACGGAAGTTTCGAAGGAAGAAGAATTTATGAATTTTGTAAATGAGTGCATCGACCAATTGCCCGAACGTAGCCGACAGGTTTTTATCATGAGTCGATTGGACGGCGTTAAGTTGAATGATATTTCAGATCAATTGGGCACCTCGGTTAAAACCGTTAAAAACCAGATTTGGAAGTCGATGCAGTATCTGAAAACATGCCTCGAAAATAAACGTGTTTTTTAA
- a CDS encoding MraY family glycosyltransferase — protein MLFSIIATALTGLLLTLITIPPIIKVSKEKDLFDEPNHRKLNKIVIPNLGGVAIFIGATLSSIIFFPPAIPHNIQYLFAGMVLMLFVGLKDDIIGSSARNKLFMQIIAALVLIFLGNLQFHNLYNLFAIGNIPVWIGVPLTLFFYLFIINAMNLIDGIDGLAAGISILFLSVMCFWFYHVEDQAHAVICAGFIGSLIGFLRFNLFSKKNKIFMGDTGSLILGVLIASLSILFLNPTNPLSGTVDLPHTPTMVLALLVVPTTDTLRVFYMRIRAGKSPFAPDMNHIHHVLIKSGISHRLSSLLLVFWSGAIFGLTMILHSIVPTTITFVFLISFTWFMVNIIYKRNSRMSKIRRMRLTVIKNRRKSRYHK, from the coding sequence ATGCTATTTTCGATCATCGCTACTGCACTAACAGGCCTTTTACTAACCTTAATCACAATTCCTCCGATCATTAAAGTATCGAAGGAAAAGGATCTTTTTGACGAACCGAATCACCGAAAACTGAATAAAATTGTGATCCCGAATTTGGGGGGCGTTGCTATTTTTATTGGGGCAACATTAAGCAGCATCATTTTCTTTCCGCCTGCTATACCTCACAACATTCAGTATTTGTTTGCAGGCATGGTCTTGATGTTGTTTGTTGGACTTAAGGACGACATTATCGGGAGTTCGGCCCGCAATAAACTCTTCATGCAGATTATTGCAGCACTCGTGCTCATCTTTCTAGGCAACCTGCAATTCCACAACCTGTACAACCTTTTCGCGATCGGCAACATACCGGTCTGGATCGGTGTTCCGCTAACATTGTTTTTCTACCTGTTTATCATCAATGCAATGAACCTGATCGATGGTATCGACGGGCTGGCTGCCGGGATTTCAATACTTTTCCTTTCGGTGATGTGCTTTTGGTTTTATCATGTCGAAGATCAGGCCCATGCGGTTATTTGTGCCGGTTTTATCGGAAGCTTAATTGGTTTTTTACGCTTCAACCTTTTCAGCAAAAAGAACAAAATTTTTATGGGCGACACCGGTTCGTTGATCCTGGGAGTCCTGATTGCGAGCCTGAGCATTTTGTTTTTAAACCCGACAAATCCCCTGTCGGGAACAGTGGACCTGCCCCACACACCAACTATGGTTTTAGCGCTATTAGTCGTTCCGACAACCGATACTTTGCGTGTTTTTTACATGCGAATCCGGGCTGGCAAGTCACCGTTTGCACCTGACATGAACCACATTCACCACGTGCTTATCAAATCGGGAATCAGTCACCGGCTATCAAGCTTACTCCTGGTTTTCTGGTCGGGAGCGATATTCGGACTGACAATGATTTTGCATTCTATCGTCCCGACAACGATCACATTCGTATTCCTGATTTCGTTTACCTGGTTTATGGTGAACATCATTTACAAGCGAAACAGCCGAATGAGCAAAATTAGACGCATGCGACTTACTGTGATCAAAAACAGAAGGAAGAGCCGATACCACAAATAG
- a CDS encoding DUF4956 domain-containing protein yields MLNEFTTLLQGDDLIDLDQITNPLLTVQPGSLSLLEEKPYLGLLLFFGLNFIVTGVIMGYFYYRKTHRRDYLFTFIMVSTTIFLMVYLLESVKIKVGFALGLFAIFGILRYRTDSLPVREMTYLFVIIGISVINALSNGTNSIMELLITNSIFLILTWLMETKHLLKHTSSKAIIYERLDLLKPNMHDDLLNDIRERTGLNVTRFEIGQIDFKKKLAYIKIYYPGNGDINTADTMKMNQFPI; encoded by the coding sequence ATGCTCAACGAATTTACAACACTATTACAAGGAGATGATTTAATCGATTTAGATCAAATCACAAATCCTCTACTTACGGTTCAACCCGGAAGTTTGAGCTTATTGGAAGAAAAACCTTACCTGGGGCTATTACTTTTCTTTGGCTTAAACTTCATTGTCACCGGCGTAATTATGGGGTATTTTTATTACCGCAAAACGCATCGCCGCGACTATCTGTTCACATTCATTATGGTAAGTACAACCATTTTTCTAATGGTCTACTTGCTTGAAAGCGTCAAAATCAAAGTTGGTTTCGCCCTTGGTCTGTTTGCTATTTTCGGGATTTTGCGTTACCGAACCGATTCGTTACCGGTCCGGGAAATGACCTACCTGTTTGTCATTATCGGGATATCTGTTATTAATGCACTGAGCAATGGCACGAACAGTATAATGGAGCTTCTGATCACCAATTCCATTTTCCTGATACTAACCTGGCTGATGGAAACCAAGCATCTGCTAAAACACACATCCAGCAAAGCTATTATTTACGAGCGACTCGACTTGTTGAAACCCAACATGCACGATGACCTCCTCAACGATATTCGCGAACGAACCGGGCTGAATGTGACTCGTTTCGAGATCGGCCAAATCGATTTTAAAAAGAAGTTAGCCTACATCAAAATTTACTACCCGGGCAACGGCGACATCAACACTGCCGATACCATGAAAATGAATCAATTCCCAATATAA
- a CDS encoding DUF2490 domain-containing protein: MKRLLTAILLLTAYALPTKHANAQTEDFGAWFGFQLEKEIKDWTFSVGEELRTTDAASDFYGSYTSLGIDYSPFKHLKFGTSYQFILYNDTEYDDIQPRHRLNFQTTGDLKWNRFKFSLRERLQMTFKDESERDYKMNPKTRWRNRLEVEYNIPKSKFTPAFSVESYYQLNNPDGNKFDGIRYKLTGAYKFNKRNKLELYAQYDNEINVKNPVDRTIIGLEYTLKLGKKKNKKEENE; encoded by the coding sequence ATGAAGAGACTATTGACAGCAATTTTGCTATTAACTGCGTATGCATTGCCAACCAAACACGCAAATGCCCAAACGGAAGATTTTGGAGCCTGGTTTGGCTTCCAACTGGAAAAAGAAATCAAAGACTGGACTTTTTCGGTGGGTGAAGAACTCCGAACAACTGACGCTGCAAGCGATTTTTACGGATCCTACACATCGCTGGGAATTGACTATTCACCTTTCAAACACCTGAAGTTTGGAACGAGCTATCAGTTTATTCTTTACAACGATACGGAATATGACGACATACAACCCCGGCACCGTTTGAACTTTCAAACTACCGGCGACCTGAAATGGAACCGCTTTAAATTTAGCCTCCGCGAACGTCTGCAAATGACCTTCAAAGACGAAAGCGAACGGGACTATAAAATGAATCCGAAAACCCGCTGGCGAAACCGCCTCGAGGTTGAATACAACATTCCGAAATCAAAATTTACGCCGGCTTTCTCGGTTGAAAGCTACTACCAGTTGAATAACCCGGACGGAAATAAATTTGATGGTATTCGCTACAAACTGACCGGCGCTTACAAGTTCAACAAGCGGAACAAGCTGGAACTGTATGCGCAATACGACAACGAGATCAATGTAAAAAATCCCGTCGATCGTACGATCATCGGGCTTGAGTACACTCTGAAATTGGGCAAGAAGAAAAATAAGAAAGAAGAAAATGAATAA
- a CDS encoding carbohydrate-binding domain-containing protein translates to MKVNHKLLILSLSIGLMTALSCKKYDGDDSDDDDDETTIVDAETGNAEDHEEASDYVWEGDTVTAIILNETSITVSGDGASASGTTATVTAAGTYLVSGTLDNGKIIVDTEDEDAVKLVLNAVNITCSNSAPIFVKSAEKAIVILPSGTTNYLTDGSSYSYSSSDEDEPNAALYSKSDLSISGEGALVVDANYNDGITSKDGLIIASGNISVNSVDDGIRGKDYLIIESGTINVTSGGDGFKSDNDEDDAKGYISIESGTITITAANDGMQATTDLLIADGTFNLTTGGGSSKTISSSVSAKGLKSDLNIIIESGDFTINSADDAIHSASLITINDGTIAISSGDDGIHTDNTVNVNGGEITITKSYEGIEGPYINMNGGTTYVTSSDDGLNASKGNGGESNDGSLLSITGGYLYISSTGDGLDSNGSITSTGGTVIVNGPSSSVEVGLDYNGTFSLNGGLILIAGPNSSMTQGASSSSTQNSVLVRFSSSKSSSTLFNIQDASGNSLVTFQPAKTYSSVLYSSSDLTKGTTYYIYSGGSYSGGSETDGLYTGGTYSGGTQYSSFTVSGSVTSVGSSSGSSGGGGGGR, encoded by the coding sequence ATGAAAGTAAACCACAAACTATTAATTCTGAGTTTGTCCATTGGACTGATGACCGCGCTATCGTGCAAAAAATACGATGGTGACGACTCAGACGACGATGATGACGAAACAACAATTGTAGATGCCGAAACCGGCAACGCTGAAGACCACGAAGAAGCTTCGGACTATGTTTGGGAAGGAGATACCGTAACAGCAATTATCCTGAACGAAACATCAATCACTGTAAGCGGTGACGGTGCATCCGCCAGCGGAACAACCGCGACAGTAACTGCCGCCGGAACCTATTTGGTTAGCGGAACGCTCGACAACGGGAAGATTATCGTTGACACAGAAGACGAAGACGCGGTAAAATTGGTTTTGAACGCTGTGAATATCACCTGTTCCAACAGCGCTCCTATTTTCGTGAAAAGCGCTGAAAAAGCAATCGTCATTTTACCATCGGGAACAACCAACTACTTGACAGACGGATCAAGCTACTCGTATTCCAGTTCGGACGAAGACGAGCCCAACGCGGCGCTTTACAGCAAAAGCGACTTATCCATTTCAGGCGAAGGAGCTCTTGTTGTCGACGCGAATTACAACGACGGGATCACCAGTAAAGACGGGCTGATCATTGCCAGCGGTAACATCAGTGTCAACTCGGTTGATGATGGTATTCGCGGAAAAGATTACCTGATCATCGAAAGCGGGACCATCAACGTAACTTCAGGAGGTGACGGGTTTAAATCGGACAACGATGAAGATGACGCGAAAGGATATATTTCAATTGAAAGCGGAACCATCACCATAACCGCGGCTAACGACGGCATGCAAGCGACGACAGACCTGCTCATTGCCGACGGTACATTCAACCTGACGACCGGAGGCGGAAGCAGTAAAACAATCAGCAGTTCTGTTTCAGCCAAAGGCTTGAAATCGGATCTGAATATCATCATCGAAAGCGGAGACTTTACGATCAACTCTGCTGACGATGCCATTCATTCCGCCTCACTGATTACGATTAATGACGGGACAATAGCCATTTCATCCGGCGACGACGGTATTCATACCGACAACACAGTCAATGTAAACGGTGGCGAAATCACCATCACCAAATCGTACGAAGGCATTGAAGGCCCTTACATCAACATGAACGGAGGCACCACTTATGTCACTTCATCTGATGATGGTTTGAATGCCTCCAAAGGCAACGGTGGCGAATCCAACGACGGAAGTTTATTGAGTATCACTGGTGGCTACCTGTATATTAGTTCAACAGGCGACGGATTGGACAGCAACGGTAGTATTACCTCGACTGGAGGAACAGTAATCGTAAATGGCCCTTCCTCTTCAGTCGAAGTTGGGTTAGATTATAACGGTACATTTAGCCTGAATGGAGGATTGATTTTAATCGCTGGTCCTAACTCGAGTATGACACAAGGGGCATCCAGCTCGTCAACCCAAAACTCGGTCTTGGTGCGATTCAGTTCGTCCAAGTCGTCGAGTACACTTTTCAACATACAAGATGCCAGCGGCAATAGCTTAGTCACATTTCAGCCAGCCAAAACGTACAGCTCGGTACTTTATTCATCGAGCGACCTCACCAAAGGAACAACCTACTATATATACAGTGGCGGATCTTATTCAGGGGGAAGCGAAACAGATGGACTTTATACCGGGGGAACATACTCCGGGGGAACACAATATTCAAGTTTTACAGTTTCCGGATCAGTCACCTCCGTTGGATCCAGTAGTGGTTCAAGTGGCGGTGGCGGCGGAGGCCGTTAG
- a CDS encoding RNA polymerase sigma factor: protein MTREEFTRLFDLYFGDVRKYILYRSGNEEIATDIAQDTFMRIWEKQMLIEQKTAKNLLIKIARDLYINRYHKEKKAFNFFETYQINEDGLTPEDQLNFHDLKLAYENALKTMPEKQREVFLMSRIEELKYKEIADQLGLSVKAIEKRMSLALDHLKTHLKDKVTHIVLWIARLFFCMTYKSEK from the coding sequence TTGACACGGGAAGAATTTACAAGGCTTTTCGATTTGTACTTTGGCGATGTACGTAAATACATTTTGTATCGCTCCGGCAACGAAGAAATAGCGACCGACATTGCACAGGATACGTTTATGCGGATTTGGGAAAAACAAATGCTGATCGAACAAAAGACCGCCAAGAACCTGCTGATAAAAATTGCGCGCGATTTGTACATCAACCGCTATCACAAGGAAAAAAAGGCGTTCAATTTCTTCGAAACGTACCAAATCAATGAAGATGGGTTAACTCCGGAAGACCAGCTAAATTTTCACGATTTGAAGTTGGCTTACGAGAATGCCCTGAAAACAATGCCTGAAAAGCAACGGGAAGTCTTCCTGATGAGCCGAATTGAAGAATTGAAGTACAAAGAAATTGCGGATCAGTTGGGACTAAGCGTAAAAGCGATTGAAAAGCGCATGAGCTTGGCTCTCGATCATTTGAAAACGCATTTAAAAGACAAAGTTACGCACATCGTACTTTGGATTGCCAGATTGTTTTTTTGCATGACTTATAAATCAGAGAAGTGA
- a CDS encoding FecR family protein encodes MNKNQNHSNHEQVDRHSRYFLSGGTFIWTKNEETIRTELLRKIAERPLVRRLPVQKIWAVAAGILLVAGLVSFMRFYSTNVSVPAGTHQTAMLPDGSSVEMNAESSLTYYPFWWPFERKLKFEGEGFFSVQKGKNFAVQSRRGTTQVLGTSFNIYSREEIYRVTCVTGKVRVGNSPDNKVVILPNTQAEILADGQIQVSKEIDVTSEISWKNNIFLFTAMPLRQVFKEIERQYAVTIEMEAPVHQLYTGNFNRASKIEDVLSFVCPAAGLKFEKKSADVYIISPDLE; translated from the coding sequence GTGAATAAAAATCAAAATCATAGCAACCACGAACAAGTTGACAGACACAGCAGATACTTCCTATCGGGAGGTACATTCATTTGGACTAAAAATGAAGAAACCATCCGAACCGAACTGCTTCGAAAAATCGCTGAGCGACCATTAGTACGTCGTTTACCGGTTCAAAAGATATGGGCGGTGGCTGCCGGAATTTTATTGGTGGCAGGCCTGGTGTCATTCATGCGGTTCTATTCAACCAACGTAAGCGTTCCGGCCGGAACACACCAAACGGCGATGTTGCCCGATGGTTCATCGGTGGAAATGAACGCCGAATCGAGCCTGACCTATTACCCGTTTTGGTGGCCGTTCGAACGCAAACTGAAATTTGAGGGTGAAGGATTTTTCAGTGTTCAAAAGGGCAAAAACTTTGCGGTTCAGTCGAGAAGAGGTACAACCCAGGTTTTGGGAACCAGCTTCAATATTTATAGTCGCGAAGAAATTTACCGCGTAACTTGTGTAACCGGGAAAGTGCGTGTTGGCAATTCACCCGACAATAAAGTTGTGATTCTTCCAAACACCCAGGCCGAGATTTTAGCTGATGGCCAAATACAGGTGAGTAAAGAGATCGATGTTACCTCTGAAATCTCCTGGAAAAACAATATCTTCCTGTTTACAGCAATGCCGCTTCGCCAAGTGTTTAAAGAAATTGAACGGCAATATGCAGTGACAATTGAAATGGAAGCACCGGTTCACCAGTTGTACACCGGTAATTTTAACCGCGCTTCGAAAATTGAAGACGTACTCAGCTTTGTTTGCCCCGCAGCAGGCTTGAAGTTTGAGAAGAAATCAGCCGATGTTTATATTATCAGCCCGGATTTGGAATGA